From a single Pieris napi chromosome 7, ilPieNapi1.2, whole genome shotgun sequence genomic region:
- the LOC125051386 gene encoding cytochrome P450 6k1-like: MVMLQILIPFLLLYICVYLIGKYNEVYWRRRGVPLYKRHKVTGIYWDFVFGGRAVFESLCDVYRSYPAAPVVGVGCLLTPSLQVRGARCVRHVLARDSAAFAHRGVQPNRGDLLADNVLFMHGVRWKLMRQALTPLFTASKLRSMYYIMDRSARDFADHLEQHPELWTTGVYDTLATFCSAAIGAAVFGITPESIFDSPFLNMAQKAFKPTFWSDTNLILSNLSLDLSQFLGIKLFKEHEPLFINAIRKVLEQRRQERGGTAKHDFAELCVALQQAGRIRDPQLPLELEPTDELLAAQAFFFFIAGVEPTASALFAALYELGRHPEHQQRLHQEIDEVFAANNGELSADAVSGMEFLDSVVCEALRLHPPVGYLKRLCIRDSVLPTDDASGVHVKSNTRVYVPVYEAHHDAKVWEHPEQFQPERFSAEKKRLVSEWTYLPFGRGARECIGRRYAALQVKAGLVHVLQRFGVSSRTLPCHPYSRQQLQVRLDNVHLEFHPRKLS; this comes from the coding sequence atgGTTATGTTACAAATACTAATACCGTTTCTTCTTCTATACATCTGTGTCTACCTAATCGGCAAGTATAACGAAGTGTACTGGCGACGGCGTGGTGTACCTTTATACAAGCGACATAAAGTGACTGGCATCTACTGGGACTTTGTTTTTGGCGGGCGCGCCGTATTTGAATCACTGTGTGACGTGTATCGCAGCTACCCCGCAGCACCTGTGGTAGGAGTAGGATGCTTACTCACACCATCGCTGCAAGTCCGTGGGGCCCGCTGTGTGCGACATGTCCTAGCTCGAGACTCTGCCGCCTTCGCTCATCGAGGCGTGCAACCCAACCGGGGCGACCTACTCGCAGACAACGTGCTCTTCATGCATGGTGTGCGATGGAAACTTATGCGTCAAGCCCTAACGCCACTCTTCACCGCCTCTAAATTGCGCAGCATGTATTACATTATGGACCGCAGTGCCCGTGATTTCGCTGATCATTTGGAGCAACACCCAGAATTATGGACCACAGGTGTTTACGATACGCTGGCCACCTTTTGCAGTGCTGCCATCGGTGCCGCCGTATTTGGTATAACACCTGAGTCGATATTTGACTCACCATTTCTCAACATGGCTCAAAAAGCGTTTAAACCAACATTCTGGAGTGATACCAACTTGATCCTCTCGAATCTGAGCTTGGACCTATCACAGTTTCTTGGCATCAAACTCTTCAAAGAGCATGAACCTCTATTTATAAATGCAATCCGGAAAGTGTTAGAGCAACGACGGCAAGAGAGAGGAGGGACAGCCAAACATGACTTTGCCGAGCTATGCGTGGCACTTCAGCAAGCAGGTCGAATTCGTGATCCTCAGCTACCATTGGAGCTTGAACCAACCGATGAGTTATTAGCGGCACAGGCCTTCTTCTTTTTTATCGCTGGCGTTGAACCAACCGCGTCTGCGCTGTTTGCGGCTCTCTATGAGTTGGGCCGTCATCCTGAGCATCAGCAGCGGCTTCATCAGGAGATAGATGAGGTATTCGCGGCAAATAACGGGGAGCTAAGCGCAGATGCGGTATCGGGCATGGAGTTCCTGGATAGCGTGGTATGCGAAGCATTGCGGCTTCACCCTCCTGTAGGATACCTCAAGAGGTTGTGTATACGCGATAGCGTACTTCCGACTGATGATGCGAGTGGCGTGCACGTTAAGAGTAATACGCGGGTGTACGTCCCGGTGTATGAGGCGCATCATGACGCAAAGGTATGGGAACATCCCGAACAGTTTCAACCAGAACGCTTTTCAGCAGAAAAAAAGCGTCTTGTATCAGAATGGACATATCTACCGTTTGGACGTGGTGCTCGAGAGTGTATAGGTCGGCGTTACGCTGCATTGCAAGTAAAGGCAGGATTAGTTCATGTGCTACAGCGCTTCGGCGTGTCTTCACGAACACTTCCATGTCATCCCTACTCGCGACAGCAGTTGCAGGTACGCCTTGATAACGTTCACCTGGAGTTCCATCCCAGAAAACTGTCCTGA
- the LOC125051389 gene encoding uncharacterized protein LOC125051389 — MAVMRCLMVMVTLALCNAAPPVTNSLVNLGKMDIAFYIDTKPQDIKGSPLVKQRLSGVQSEPCACSRLISPRDTNPLPDIMTRLLRNNDIFPFNKPTMSPLCCDSHEQLREESIILEMGPHQRIGSGASLPAATLLDALVGPGLFPQDPHPRSNPIELLIFPSKKEVKFPEIKKNKLAKDGIKAVGDRELRNDFKTLKPPSVKKDLTGQEVLGKEDKRDDMKSNSHTNLV; from the exons atggCTGTGATGCGCTGTTTGATGGTGATGGTCACGTTAGCGCTGTGCAACGCAGCGCCACCAGTAACGAATTCTTTGGTGAACCTCGGCAAGATGGACATCGCGTTTTATATCGACACAAAACCACAAG ATATAAAGGGCTCTCCACTTGTCAAGCAGCGGCTTTCTGGAGTGCAGAGTGAACCCTGTGCCTGCTCGAGGCTTATCTCTCCACGCGATACCAACCCACTTCCAGATATAATGACCAGACTTCTGCGCAATAAcgatatttttccttttaacAAGCCTACAATGTCTCCTCTTTGTTGCGACTCTCATGAACAG CTAAGGGAGGAGTCTATAATACTCGAGATGGGTCCTCACCAACGTATTGGATCTGGTGCCAGTTTGCCGGCAGCTACGCTACTGGACGCACTGGTAGGGCCGGGTCTGTTCCCTCAAGATCCACACCCACGCTCTAACCCCATAGAGCTCCTCATTTTTCCAAGCAAAAAGGAAGTTAAATTCccagaaataaagaaaaataagttGGCAAAAGACGGTATTAAGGCAGTTGGTGATCGTGAGTTGCGTAATGATTTCAAAACATTGAAACCTCCGTCCGTCAAAAAAGACCTCACCGGACAGGAAGTACTGGGCAAGGAGGACAAACGCGATGACATGAAATCCAATTCCCATACTAATCTCGTGTAA